CTCAACGCCTGCGGAATGAAAGTACAGGTCGCACCCCAAAAGATGAGGGATTTCTTCAAGTAAACCCATTTCCTTTAGAGAATCTGATACCGCGTGTTCAAACTTTATTAATTTTCTTTTGGAAAGCATGGAAGCCCTTTTCAGCCACCAATTCAGATCACCCATTACCCCAACATTTTTGTGAACTAAGGGTTTTAAAATCGTTTCCTGGTAGAGCATTGTATGAGATTGGTTAAGTACATCTTTTTTCAAAACTAATGTATTCTTAGCTTGTGTAAAACCGCTATCTAAGTAGACCTCTAAAATAACCGCTGCTGCCATACAACGAAGAGCCACTTTCTTTACATTAGTCATCTCAAGACTTCTCTGCGCATTTAGCGCTATCATTGAAAAGTTTTGTGCTAATTTTAGATCTGTCATAGTAATCCTCTCCTACTCATTTTCTTCAAGCGATCTGATGTTTACTTTGTATGAGGAATCATTTGGATCTTACTTACTACTTGCTACTTACTACTTACTACTTACTACTTATCACTTAATATATAAGTTATTTATTTTGCTTTGTCAAGTATTTGGCACTTAATAATTTAAATAATTTGCAATACTAACCGCAGGTGATGCTGTTTTTGGCCGTATGTACAGTTGAAATGCTCTATAAATAACGATATTACCTTTCTCTGTGAGGGTATGTTTTGGAAAATTTAAGCTCGATTTCAACGAACTCGCCAAACAAAAAAGACAACGACATAACTGTCATTGTCTTTTATTGTTCGGTGGAGCCTAGGAGAATTTGTTATGCTCTCATAGGTTGATTACGGGAGAGTGATAAATAAGTTATAATAAAACCATGGAGCGGAAGCGACGATGCTGAAAAACATGGTTATGAGATGTCCTAGCCTTCAAATAAACACCCTCAATTTATATTGACATTAATGCTCCAACCGCTCCGCTGTATTCACCATTTCGAACAAACAATGGACTTGCTCCCCTAAGATTTGTATAGTTAGATACTACTTCTCTGAGAATTTCATTATGGATAAAAGACAATCCTATATAGACTATACTTGTAGTCCCATATGAATCAGCAGCAAGGACGCTTGTAGTTGCCACTGTTTCCCCAACTAGTCCAATAATGGATGCCAACAAATCTTCTTTTTTTGAAGGTAACTTCAACATCTGTACATTCCCAAAATTACTTGCTGTTAAATCTCCTGATATTGGAGACTCAGACCCTTCGTAAATATTCCTTACTTTAAGGTCAATATCGTCTCTATTACCTTTTTTCGAAATATTAACTATTTTATTATATTCTTCTATGTCAGTTAATAATAAGGATAGTCCCATCATTGTGCCTCCCCCAACACCAGTTCCACCAACACGCACGTGCCTACCTGAATCGAAAAAGTGGATTGAAGTCCCCGTTCCTACATTCGTTAGTATAAATGATTCCAAAGGTGCTCCCTCGAGATTTAAGAGAAATTGTATTCCCCGACAAGTTGCATCGAATTCAACAATATTCTTTGTTTCATGTTTAAGTAATGATTGCAAGTGAGACCCTTTACCACCAGTGAGACAAATTGTTGCTTCTTGAAAATATTCATTAATCCATAAAGCTGCAACTCCAAGTTCCATTGAATCAAATACACGGTACTCTATTATGCTTTGGTTCATATATGCAATTTTTATTAACGAACCTCCTGCATCAATACCCACTTTCACTATATTCAGTGTTTTTCACTCCTATCATTCATCGCTGGTGTAAGATCTTTAAACTTTATTATTTTTAAGTCAATCCGCTAATCGAGCATATAGAAAAATTATGATCTTATTTGTTTCGACTTTTTTTTGCGGGGATTTCTCATAACGTTTCCGTGTTCACGACGCCTATTCACCTTAAGCTACTGGAGTCGTGCGATTAGCAAGATCTCGGCTGGTCGCGACGGGTTAGCTGAATGGATGTGGCATACTGCCCTCCGACCAGTGCCATGACCGAGGGCGCACACCCCGATGCGTGAACATATTGTTATATGATGTCCACCACCCCTTAATTTCTAAATTTATATTGGAAATCCAATACAACTGTATTGATGATCTTTATCAAAACCTAATTTCTCTGCTAATTTTATTGAGCCTTCATTATCCATTGAACAATCCCAATATGCTGTATAACCGTTCTCAATAATTTCGTTTACTACTCTAGCAGCCAACTGATAACCAATACCCTTCCGTTGGTGTTCAGTTAAGGTTTCAACACCAATTGCATGTGTTTCATTAGTAATAAAACTTGAATAGCAAATACCTACTATTTCATCTCCCTCCAAAGCGATACATCCAAACCCTTTCGAAAGAAATTGTTCCTCACTGTCCCAGAACAGATTAATATGACTTTGTAGTAGTTCTTTTCTTTTAAACTCTTCATTAATGAATTCACGTTTACCTAGGGTAATGAAATTGTACCCATCTATTTCACTTATAATTAGTTTTTCTTTGCTATCAACGTATTTGTAAACAAATTGCCCCCACCTATTTATTACTCTACTCGAAAAAATATCATCTAGTTTCCATTTTCCCGAATTTCCTGAAGCCTCGAAATAATCTAACCCCATACCCCGCATTCTTGGGGCAATAATTGTTGTTATATTTTCATTAATATCTTTCAAAAAATCATGATTATTCTCATTCCCAATTAAATAAAAGCCTTTGATCCCCTTACTCCAAACCAATGCTGTTTCAGGAATTAATTTATCATCAATAAATATCCAACCAGGGTTATTCTGCTCAATAATCGATACTATCTCGGGATGATTATACCCCGTTTCAATAAGAAATTTGACTTTATAATATTCGTGCTTACTTAATTCAAACATTAATATTCTCATTCCTTTTCAAGAATAAATTTTCTTGGTGACCAAGGAGCGAATGCGACGATACAGGAATGTTCTGTTAGGTGATGTCCCCGGCTTCCTGAAGTACTGTCAGATTCCTATTTCTTTAATATGTCTCTCAATTGATTTGCATATTTCATTGGAACTTCGTATCCCTGGCTTGAATTTGATTGATCTACTAATAATCCTTTCATTGATCTATCTGATCCTAGGGACAAATGATAATTCTTTGTTGTATTGTTAGAGCTGGTAAATGTCAAATTGTATTCTGCAACGTAATCTAAGTTACCTAACATTTTTATTGCATTATTAATTGCTTCTTCAAATATCTTAATAGATTGTGTATCATCAAAATATTTACTCTCACATAATTCATCATTATTAGTTTGAAGACAGTCAAGCCTTATAGAGCTAATCGAATCATTTGGATCTGTATTATTGTTACATCCTGTAATAAAAACTAAGATCAATAAAATAGCTACTAAATATCTTGTATTAATATTTATCAACTCTTTCCAATATTCTTTAGGTGTTATCGGATGCCTCTGCCTCCTGCGAATTACGTATAAAAATAAGTCATTAATTCCTCATCATATCCTTGTCCTTTATATTCCAAGGCGTTTTTCTCTATGCCATATGTTTCAAATCCTAACTTCATGTAAAGCTCAATTGCTACCCTATTTAAAGTTACAACACAAAGATTTATTTGTTTCAAACCTTCTAATCCGCTCCCTCTATTAATTACTTCTTCTAGTAGCTCTTTAGCTATTCCTTTGCCTCGGTATTCAGGAGATACATAAACTCCCCAAATTATTCCTTTATGGTTAAATTTAATTCCTTGTTCTCTTCTAAATCCAATCATACCTACAATTTGGTTACCTTCTTTAAAAGCTCCCAATATATAATTGTCGCTCTCATTCATTATTCTATTTTTAACTTCTGATATCGGAGTTTGTGCCTACACTTCATATGAGGCTCCGAATACTTCTGGATTCATTCTCAATGCTTCCAATCTTAACTTCCAATATACTTCAACGTCTTCCTCATTTATGTTCTTTATATAATACATCTATGAAATTTCCTCTCAATGATATTATTGTCGCAGGGGTATCCGATAATATTCTTGAATTCACGACGTCCATGCCCCTCAGATAGCTCTTATCTTAGGGGCATGGATGTGTCCGCCTGATTCCTCTTCTTCGAACTTCATCAGGCGGACCGAGGTCCGAATAGCCCGAAGCTTAAATACATTGCTATAGGATATCAGCGACTTCTTCGAATATACTTATACAACGCTTTCCTCAACTATTGTGCCTCGTTTGATCAATTAATTTCTATATTTTTCTTCAATAATTTGGTCTATTTGGCTAATAAAATCTCCCGTGAGTTCTAGTTGTTGAGTAGCAAATTTTAAATCACCATAACCTTCAATAGCGTAATCTAAATTACCTAGTGTAGACATCAATATGCGGGCGGTAATGGCAAAACTAAATGCTTTTGGATCAACGACGATGTCTTTATTGCTCAATATGTATCTAAAAGTTGGCTCCTTAAATCCATTAAACAAGGCGAGATTACCAACAAATGATGCTAGGTCCCAGTAAGCGGGCATCAATGATACATCCTCAAAGTCCGTCCAAATCCAGCCTTCAGAACTTGGTACTAAGTTTCGAGCATGGGCATCTCCATGACACGGTATTAGCAACCTTGTTTCTAATCGCATTTGTTTATCCACTTTATGAAACAACTTTAGTAATGCTTGTATACGTTGGTCAGAGCGTTTCATCAATCTCGCAGCCGATTGACTAGTCCGTTCCCAAACACCAAGCACTGGAAGTTCGTCAGAAAAGTCCTTCATTGCTATGGAGAGGCCACTTACCAGTCCAACGGCTTCACTCGGTGATGGTCGTTGTAATTGTATAGGAGGCACATAGTTCCAAAACGTCATCCATGTCCCATCAACGTCGTATGGTCCTGCATCAACAAGATCAGTAGGTAATAAGACGGGAACGTTCTTGATTTGAAGGTGACGTGCTACCTCTAATTCTCGATAAAGTCTCTTGTATGCGAGATCCGCTTCTTCCTTTGAAATGACATTGGCTAATCGGGCAACAATTGAATGGGGAGCCAAATGAATAATCAGGTTGCCTCCATTACTAAGAACAATAGGTGTAATTTCAGCTAAACCATTTGTCTTAGCAACAAATAACACTTGAGAAACTAGTTTATCTATATTTGACAATGCAACATCTCCTTAACTAAAAAAGATATAAAATTAAAACTTTAAAAATAATATCGAAGTGTTAGTGTGGCTATGGAACATTTTATTTAGTTTTTTTCGCTGATTTCCTATAACGTACCCGCATTCCTGACATTCAAGCGGCATAAGGACCTTAGGATCCAGGTGACTCTGCCACTTAGCCAGTTGGATGTGTCTCCTGAATTCATTTCTCCGATATCCCTCTTGGCGACCGAGGAGCGTCAGCGACGAAGCGAGAATTCATTGTTAGGTGATGTTGTCAGACATCATTGAGTTAACTTCCAAAAATTCTTTAGTTCTCTCAGTATACTGATCCCATAAATAATCTTTGTTTTCAATAATTAATTTGGGGATCTCCCATTCTTCAAGCAATGATTTAATAAATTCTTGATTCGGTTTCCAGTCTCTCTCAGCCTCATCTAAGCCTTCTTGAGTATGTAAAGAAGGTATCCATTCTACACCTCTTATCTTACCAATCATTTCCCAATTTCTTCTAACCTCTAATTGATAGATATAAATGAGAATAGGGTTCAAACTACTTAATATATCTACTAAAAGGTTAAATAGTTCCTTTATCTTAAGCTGGTTCATTCCCATGTTATATGCAAAACTTAATGTGTCTTGAAACAATACACTTTCTATAATAATAATTTTCGATTCATTCCTATGTAATTCTACAAATCTATTAAACAATTCAACTACTCGATTAAAATAATATTCTGCTTCCTCTTCATCTTTAAAGGTTGTAAATTTACGCTCATATATAAATAGTGGGTGGTTTTCAGTTAATTCATGATAAAAAATATTGTTTATTTCTTGTTTAGTCAACTCTTTAGATATCATTTCCGAAAGTATTGATTTACCAGAACCTGGTATACCATCTACTATGATTAGTTTGTGAGGGTTCATATATTTCTCCTTTTTCCGATATTTCCTTTTCCATATATTAGGATCTGACCATTTGCCTTTGATTATTCTAAATTATAAATTAATTCATCAACTTTACCTGGTATTTCTGCTGTTCCATTTGATTTATTACTCATGACATGTGCTCTAATACTACTCTTTACATATACTGAAGAGACCATCATTGCACCTGGTTCACCACCCATAACATAATACTTAAATATTTCGTCACCAATAATAGTCATCCAAACGCCGTAACCATAATTTCGAAAATTATCTGTTTCGACTTGTGGCGACAACATTCTTATGGTTGTTTCCTCCTTTAATAATTTATGACCCATAAGTCCTGACCAGAAGTTATTTAAATCATAAGTTGTAGTATATGCCCCTCCATCCGCTCCACCGATGATAGGCACTGAATATATATTCGTTCTCCATTCTTTGCCCTTTTGATCCTCAATGTATCCTATTGCTGTTCGATTAGGTAACTGATCCATTCGGAAGTATCCAGAATCTGTCATATCACACACATCTAAAATATTTCTTTGGATATATGCTATAAAATTCATACCACTTATTTGCTCAACAATTAGGCCAAGCAGAATAAAACCAGCATTACAGTATGAGAATCGTTCGCCAGGTTGAAACTTCATTTCTTTTTCTTGAAACAAGGGTAAAAAGTCTTTAGAAGTAAACACCCGATACATCGGATAATTCTCCCACAACTTTTCATAATCCGTCATGAATTCTTCATCAAAATAGTCAGGTATACCCGAAGTGTGGGTGAGTAAATGATGGATTGTAATATCACTACTGAATGTTGGAAATGGAATGTCTATGCACTCTTTAATTAATGTGTCAAAAGTAATAAATCCTCGTTCCACAAGTTGGCATATCGCTACTGCTGTAAATATCTTAGAACCTGAAGCCACTGTGAATCTGGTGTCCATTGTGTTTTTAATTAACTCTCTTCGATCTGCATAATCGTAGCTAGATTTAAAAAGATCATTTCCATCTCTCTTTATTAAGATTGAACCTGAGAATTTAGAGATTGCTGTTTCAACATCTAGTAATTTTTCTAATTCTTTTGAAATTTTCATTTGAAGTTTCCTTTCTATGTTTAAAAGTGGTTCCGCAGCAGGAAAACGGTGTTAGCTAGTGTCACTGCCTTCTTCGATATTGCTTAATGGTATTCCTAGTTGTTCCTTAGATACGTTGCAACCAGGCAAAAATTCATATATCTCAGGTTGCCAGGTTAGTGAATGAAACTCATCTATATCATCAATTATGTATTCTCTTAAAATAATGTCCTTATAGTCAATCTTAAAAACGTTTTCTTCCGAAGTGGAATGAATATTTGAGTTCATCATTTATTTCCCTTATTCATATTTGGTAGAATGCCCCACCACTTATAATAATAACAAACCGTCTGAGGTCATGGCTGGTAAAGATTAATTATTGCTAAACTATCCTACCGTTAGGTGAAAAGCATCTATGAAATAATGGCTTATAGAGGTTTTTATGATGTTCGCTGATTTCCTATAACGTTTGGTATTCATGAAACGACCCAGCCTTAGATAACCTTATCTTAGGCTGGGTCATTTGTTGTCTAATATCATTCCATAATTATACATCTGACAACCGAGGGGTGAAATCCCCGCTAACCTCACTTCCTGAATTACCTCTAGCGGACCGAAGGACGAATGGCCCGATACGTGAATGCGGTTTTAGGCGAAGGTATTGCCTTCTTTAATAACATCGTGTATCTGAGCTCTCAATAAATAATAAGTCTTCTCTTTCTTAAAAATATAATCTTTTGAATAGCATGCATAATATCCATCTAACCTGACATCTAATTCAAACACTTCATATTGTTCATCTAGTAACTTCTCTATAAGACTAATTAGCTCTCCGATCCTCTTATCTCTTGATACTACTAACATCTTAATCTGTTTTTTATATTTTTCAGGCTCTCTGTTATATTCACTTAGATAAAAGAACTCCTTAAGTTCTGATTTTAATCGTTCTCTCCAATTGGTAATTTCAATAAGTTTAAAACAATTCACTTTTTTTGGTGTTGGGAGCCAAGATTTTGCTTCATTATCATAGAATGCTCTTAAGTCAGATAGAAATAAATTATGTATTGGTTGCCCAATAAACTCAAAGTATGTCGATACACAACTATCAAAATATTCACATTCGTCTTCTAAAAATATTTGAATTACTTCGATTCTCTCCATCTATGTTCTCCTTACTTAATATTATTCTTTACAATACTTTCGGCTAACGTTTAGAGGTTCACGACGGACGCCCACCTTAGATAGCTCTTATCTTAGGTGGGCGTCTGTGTTGGTGAGCTTACTTCTTTGTTTCCACTTCTTCCAACCTAGGGCATATGCCCGCAGCGTGAAACTTGTGTTATCTGCTGTTACCGACTTCTTCGAGATTCCTCAATGTATGTATTTTAGTCTTGATTGTTTTGCATTATTACTTCTTGTTCCTGAGTTTTTATCGTTATCTCAAGTCCACCGAATTTTGGGGCAAAGAAATTATAACTAACTCCTAACAACATACCTAACAATCCGT
The nucleotide sequence above comes from Paenibacillus sp. IHBB 10380. Encoded proteins:
- the coaW gene encoding type II pantothenate kinase; this translates as MGIDAGGSLIKIAYMNQSIIEYRVFDSMELGVAALWINEYFQEATICLTGGKGSHLQSLLKHETKNIVEFDATCRGIQFLLNLEGAPLESFILTNVGTGTSIHFFDSGRHVRVGGTGVGGGTMMGLSLLLTDIEEYNKIVNISKKGNRDDIDLKVRNIYEGSESPISGDLTASNFGNVQMLKLPSKKEDLLASIIGLVGETVATTSVLAADSYGTTSIVYIGLSFIHNEILREVVSNYTNLRGASPLFVRNGEYSGAVGALMSI
- a CDS encoding GNAT family N-acetyltransferase, with translation MFELSKHEYYKVKFLIETGYNHPEIVSIIEQNNPGWIFIDDKLIPETALVWSKGIKGFYLIGNENNHDFLKDINENITTIIAPRMRGMGLDYFEASGNSGKWKLDDIFSSRVINRWGQFVYKYVDSKEKLIISEIDGYNFITLGKREFINEEFKRKELLQSHINLFWDSEEQFLSKGFGCIALEGDEIVGICYSSFITNETHAIGVETLTEHQRKGIGYQLAARVVNEIIENGYTAYWDCSMDNEGSIKLAEKLGFDKDHQYSCIGFPI
- a CDS encoding GNAT family N-acetyltransferase, which encodes MSEVKNRIMNESDNYILGAFKEGNQIVGMIGFRREQGIKFNHKGIIWGVYVSPEYRGKGIAKELLEEVINRGSGLEGLKQINLCVVTLNRVAIELYMKLGFETYGIEKNALEYKGQGYDEELMTYFYT
- a CDS encoding phosphotransferase — translated: MSNIDKLVSQVLFVAKTNGLAEITPIVLSNGGNLIIHLAPHSIVARLANVISKEEADLAYKRLYRELEVARHLQIKNVPVLLPTDLVDAGPYDVDGTWMTFWNYVPPIQLQRPSPSEAVGLVSGLSIAMKDFSDELPVLGVWERTSQSAARLMKRSDQRIQALLKLFHKVDKQMRLETRLLIPCHGDAHARNLVPSSEGWIWTDFEDVSLMPAYWDLASFVGNLALFNGFKEPTFRYILSNKDIVVDPKAFSFAITARILMSTLGNLDYAIEGYGDLKFATQQLELTGDFISQIDQIIEEKYRN
- a CDS encoding serine hydrolase domain-containing protein, whose amino-acid sequence is MKISKELEKLLDVETAISKFSGSILIKRDGNDLFKSSYDYADRRELIKNTMDTRFTVASGSKIFTAVAICQLVERGFITFDTLIKECIDIPFPTFSSDITIHHLLTHTSGIPDYFDEEFMTDYEKLWENYPMYRVFTSKDFLPLFQEKEMKFQPGERFSYCNAGFILLGLIVEQISGMNFIAYIQRNILDVCDMTDSGYFRMDQLPNRTAIGYIEDQKGKEWRTNIYSVPIIGGADGGAYTTTYDLNNFWSGLMGHKLLKEETTIRMLSPQVETDNFRNYGYGVWMTIIGDEIFKYYVMGGEPGAMMVSSVYVKSSIRAHVMSNKSNGTAEIPGKVDELIYNLE